The following proteins come from a genomic window of Ilumatobacter coccineus YM16-304:
- a CDS encoding DUF6285 domain-containing protein has product MTDPVNPHDVPTAAQLVESVREWLERDVSPATDGRLRFHTRVAVNVLAMVERELELGDSHAQAHGARLEQLGMADDAELAAAIRNGDLDDRLDEVRGLLAATVADKLAVANPKYLA; this is encoded by the coding sequence GTGACCGACCCCGTGAATCCCCACGACGTACCGACCGCGGCGCAACTCGTCGAGTCGGTCCGCGAATGGCTCGAGCGCGACGTGTCGCCGGCCACCGACGGCCGCCTGCGTTTCCACACGCGCGTGGCGGTCAACGTCTTGGCGATGGTCGAACGCGAGCTCGAACTCGGCGACTCGCACGCGCAGGCCCACGGCGCCCGGCTCGAACAGCTGGGCATGGCCGACGACGCCGAACTGGCGGCCGCCATCCGCAACGGCGACCTCGACGATCGCCTCGACGAAGTCCGCGGGCTCCTCGCCGCCACGGTCGCCGACAAGCTGGCCGTCGCCAACCCGAAGTACCTCGCCTGA
- the rlmN gene encoding 23S rRNA (adenine(2503)-C(2))-methyltransferase RlmN, producing the protein MTTTLYDLDREAFGEVLDGEPRYRLDQLWSGLYEQLADPVDITNLPKKLRARLDSELPTALTKVTESVNDKGDTVKFLWELDGGSRVETVLMLYPDRATVCVSSQAGCAMACGFCATGQAGFTRHLTVGEIVEQVVRASQRAAESNRRVSNIVFMGMGEPMANLERVWSATERIHGDIGLSARHITISTVGLVPGIRAMRDLPLPVNLAVSLHAANDTLRNELVPINKRYPIDDLLDACADYLDVKNRRVSFEWAMIDGVNDRDSDAEELAELCRKLRPSAHVNLIPLNPTPGYPTKGTPLKKVYAFRDLLEKLGANATVRQNRGTDIDAACGQLAAGQPVTLSKKR; encoded by the coding sequence ATGACCACCACGCTGTACGACCTCGATCGCGAGGCCTTCGGCGAGGTGCTCGACGGCGAACCGCGCTACCGCCTCGACCAGCTGTGGTCGGGCCTGTACGAGCAGCTCGCCGACCCGGTCGACATCACCAACCTGCCCAAGAAGCTGCGAGCGCGTCTCGACAGCGAGTTGCCGACCGCGCTCACCAAGGTCACCGAATCGGTCAACGACAAGGGCGACACGGTCAAGTTCCTGTGGGAACTCGACGGCGGCAGCCGGGTCGAGACCGTGCTGATGCTGTACCCCGATCGAGCGACGGTGTGCGTGAGCAGCCAGGCCGGCTGCGCGATGGCGTGTGGCTTCTGTGCCACCGGCCAGGCCGGGTTCACCCGTCACCTCACCGTCGGCGAGATCGTCGAGCAGGTCGTGCGTGCGTCTCAGCGTGCCGCCGAGTCGAACCGGCGCGTCAGCAACATCGTGTTCATGGGCATGGGCGAGCCGATGGCCAATCTCGAACGGGTGTGGTCGGCGACCGAACGGATCCACGGCGACATCGGCCTGTCTGCTCGACACATCACGATCTCGACCGTCGGGCTCGTGCCGGGGATCCGAGCGATGCGCGACCTCCCGCTTCCGGTCAATCTCGCCGTGTCACTGCACGCGGCCAACGACACCCTCCGCAACGAGCTGGTGCCGATCAACAAGCGGTACCCGATCGACGATCTCCTCGACGCGTGCGCCGACTATCTCGACGTGAAGAACCGCCGCGTGAGTTTCGAGTGGGCGATGATCGACGGCGTCAACGATCGCGACTCCGACGCCGAGGAGCTCGCCGAACTCTGCCGCAAGCTCCGCCCGAGCGCGCACGTCAACCTCATCCCGCTCAACCCCACGCCGGGCTACCCCACCAAGGGCACGCCGCTGAAGAAGGTGTACGCGTTCCGAGATCTGCTCGAGAAGCTCGGCGCGAACGCCACCGTCCGCCAGAACCGCGGCACCGACATCGATGCGGCGTGCGGCCAGCTCGCCGCCGGCCAGCCGGTCACCCTGTCGAAAAAGCGCTGA
- a CDS encoding M3 family oligoendopeptidase, with the protein MSNTTADNEALPRWSVADVHESFESRSFLDAKERAGADVDRLVSLFDEHGIRAVDGEVTEATGETADIVISEFNRVSADLDILGAYIYASVSTNSRDQVAQATMSELDPVESKLRPLMARLSDWVSSFDLDALVAVSEQAADHEGPLSRLVERSTHQMSEAEENLYAELSNTGAGAWGRLQQEVTSQLSAEVELPDGPERLPMPAVRGLGTHADPAVRKAAYDAEQVAWPTVEVPVAAAMNAIKGEANAVNRRRNWSSPLDASLFANSVSRATFDAMQAAVTASLPDFHRWMQTKARLHQHESGTLPWWDLVAPAPVSSGAMSWDDGIDVVRNAFTGFSPTLGGLVDRAIDEQWIDAAPRDGKTGGAFCMPFVGDRSLVLLNWSGSAESAQTTAHELGHAYHNTTLADRTSLQRRLPMALAETASIFCETLVVEAGLARLEGDEHRSERLALLDIDLQGTNQVVVDIRSRFTFETELFARRQRRTLSAAEMCEMMTEAQADAYGAGLDQSTAHPYMWLLKPHYYGSHFYNWPYTYGLLFGLGLFAKYQEDPERFRSGYDTLLSRAGMDTAEQLGEAFGLDVTDEAFWTASLDVVRGRIDDYVDIADSIGS; encoded by the coding sequence ATGAGCAACACCACCGCCGACAACGAGGCACTCCCCCGCTGGAGCGTCGCCGACGTCCACGAGAGCTTCGAGTCACGATCGTTCCTCGACGCGAAGGAGCGCGCCGGCGCCGACGTCGACCGTCTCGTCTCGTTGTTCGACGAGCACGGCATCCGTGCGGTCGACGGCGAGGTGACCGAAGCGACCGGCGAGACCGCCGACATCGTCATCTCCGAGTTCAACCGCGTGTCGGCCGACCTCGACATCCTCGGCGCCTACATCTACGCCTCGGTGTCGACCAACTCCCGCGATCAGGTCGCACAGGCGACCATGAGCGAACTCGACCCGGTCGAATCGAAGCTCCGCCCGCTCATGGCTCGGCTCTCCGACTGGGTCAGCTCGTTCGATCTCGACGCGCTCGTCGCCGTCAGCGAACAGGCCGCCGACCACGAAGGGCCGCTCAGCCGACTCGTCGAGCGATCGACGCATCAGATGTCGGAGGCCGAGGAGAACCTCTACGCCGAACTCTCCAACACCGGCGCCGGAGCGTGGGGTCGCCTGCAGCAGGAAGTGACGTCGCAACTGTCGGCCGAGGTCGAACTGCCCGACGGCCCGGAGCGCCTGCCGATGCCGGCCGTGCGCGGCCTCGGCACGCACGCCGACCCCGCCGTCCGCAAGGCCGCGTACGACGCCGAGCAAGTCGCCTGGCCGACCGTCGAGGTACCCGTGGCGGCCGCGATGAACGCCATCAAGGGCGAGGCGAACGCGGTCAACCGTCGCCGCAACTGGTCGTCACCGCTCGACGCGTCGCTGTTCGCCAACAGCGTGAGCCGGGCGACGTTCGACGCCATGCAGGCCGCCGTCACCGCGTCGCTGCCCGATTTCCATCGCTGGATGCAGACCAAGGCCCGGCTCCACCAGCACGAGAGCGGCACGCTCCCCTGGTGGGATCTCGTCGCGCCGGCGCCGGTGAGCTCGGGGGCGATGTCGTGGGACGACGGCATCGACGTGGTGCGCAACGCGTTCACCGGGTTCAGCCCGACGCTCGGCGGACTCGTCGATCGCGCCATCGACGAGCAGTGGATCGATGCCGCCCCTCGCGACGGCAAGACCGGCGGAGCGTTCTGCATGCCGTTCGTCGGCGATCGCTCGCTCGTGCTGCTCAACTGGTCGGGCTCGGCCGAATCGGCGCAGACCACGGCGCACGAACTCGGTCACGCCTACCACAACACGACGCTCGCCGATCGCACGTCGCTCCAGCGACGGCTGCCGATGGCACTCGCCGAGACCGCGTCGATCTTCTGCGAAACGCTCGTCGTCGAGGCCGGTCTCGCTCGCCTCGAAGGCGACGAACACCGCTCCGAACGGTTGGCGCTGCTCGACATCGACCTGCAGGGCACCAACCAGGTCGTGGTCGACATCCGCTCCCGTTTCACGTTCGAGACCGAGCTGTTCGCTCGCCGCCAACGCCGCACGCTCAGTGCCGCCGAGATGTGCGAGATGATGACCGAGGCACAAGCCGATGCCTACGGCGCCGGGCTCGACCAGTCGACGGCCCATCCGTACATGTGGTTGCTCAAGCCGCACTACTACGGCTCGCACTTCTACAACTGGCCCTACACGTACGGCCTGCTGTTCGGGCTCGGCCTGTTCGCCAAGTACCAGGAGGACCCCGAGCGGTTCCGCAGCGGGTACGACACCCTTCTCTCCCGTGCGGGCATGGACACCGCGGAGCAGCTCGGCGAGGCGTTCGGCCTCGACGTGACCGACGAGGCCTTCTGGACGGCCTCGCTCGACGTCGTGCGCGGACGCATCGACGACTACGTCGACATCGCCGATTCGATCGGCTCATGA
- the mshD gene encoding mycothiol synthase — translation MRCLEIKREMADDDIALVTELLDAAARADGRRPLSDHLYLDLVGGGQDGFTGLVAWEPGHEHPVAYAQISSGNDSLAFELVVHPHHRYDMRTIGPELMDAALDVVRREGGGEVNWWVYEPTATHRALAAEAGMVQGRTLYQMRRSLPTERHATIDTRSFVPGADDEAWLSVNNRAFADHSEQGGWTIDTLRLRQQEAWFDPDGFRMHERDGRLAGFCWTKVHQPDPATSTSDAGDGRLGEIYVIAVDPDFHGLGLGSEMTLAGLDHLADVGIGTALLYVDADNAGAVAMYEKLGFTVHSTNAAFSTTVDAGTGDAPDRVGNC, via the coding sequence ATGCGGTGCCTCGAGATCAAGCGCGAAATGGCCGACGACGACATCGCGCTCGTGACCGAACTGCTCGACGCCGCGGCGCGCGCCGACGGCCGCCGACCGCTCTCCGATCACCTGTACCTCGATCTCGTCGGCGGTGGTCAGGACGGATTCACCGGACTCGTCGCCTGGGAGCCCGGCCACGAGCATCCGGTCGCCTACGCGCAGATCTCGAGCGGCAACGACTCGCTGGCGTTCGAACTCGTGGTCCATCCGCATCACCGCTACGACATGCGCACCATCGGCCCCGAACTGATGGACGCGGCCCTCGACGTCGTCCGCCGAGAAGGCGGCGGCGAGGTCAACTGGTGGGTGTACGAACCGACCGCCACGCATCGTGCGCTCGCCGCCGAGGCGGGCATGGTGCAAGGGCGCACGCTCTATCAGATGCGGCGCAGCCTGCCCACCGAGCGACACGCCACGATCGACACCCGTTCGTTCGTGCCCGGCGCCGACGACGAGGCCTGGCTCTCGGTCAACAACCGGGCCTTCGCCGACCACTCCGAGCAGGGTGGGTGGACGATCGACACGCTGCGCCTGCGGCAGCAGGAAGCCTGGTTCGACCCCGACGGATTCCGGATGCACGAACGCGACGGGCGACTCGCCGGATTCTGTTGGACGAAGGTCCACCAACCCGATCCGGCGACCTCGACGAGCGACGCCGGTGACGGTCGACTCGGAGAGATCTACGTGATCGCCGTCGACCCCGACTTCCACGGCCTCGGTCTCGGCTCCGAGATGACCCTCGCCGGACTCGACCACCTCGCCGACGTCGGCATCGGTACCGCGCTCCTCTACGTCGACGCCGACAACGCCGGAGCCGTCGCCATGTACGAGAAGCTCGGCTTCACCGTCCACTCCACCAATGCCGCATTCAGCACCACCGTCGACGCCGGCACCGGCGACGCGCCCGACCGCGTCGGCAACTGCTGA
- the hisC gene encoding histidinol-phosphate transaminase — MIQVRDDLRAMDGYHSAQVDVDVRLNTNESPVPPPDGFRDAVAAEVSRVEWHRYPDRAATALRAAIAEMHDVDPAQIFVANGSNEVLQTILLAYAGPGRTVATFEPTYQMHAQIARVTGATVVEGERAADFSLDPDEVDRIIDAHDPHVVFLTSPNNPTGLVEPPERVQQLLDRATGLVVVDEAYAQFADWSALDLVSEERPLVVTRTFSKTWSMAGARLGYLIGPTWLVSELEKVVLPYHLDAVKQIAGRLALRYIGDMNERVQQLVAERSRISDAMGAMAIDVFPSGANFVLFRPQAADGKTVWQGLVDRSVLVRDCSSWPRLANCLRVTVGTPAENDAFLTALDATLSTLTD, encoded by the coding sequence GTGATCCAGGTACGTGACGACCTCCGAGCGATGGACGGCTACCACTCGGCGCAGGTCGACGTCGACGTCCGCCTCAACACGAACGAGTCGCCCGTGCCGCCGCCCGACGGGTTCCGAGATGCGGTCGCCGCCGAGGTGAGCCGTGTCGAGTGGCATCGCTATCCCGATCGAGCGGCCACCGCCCTGCGCGCGGCGATCGCCGAGATGCACGACGTCGATCCGGCACAGATCTTCGTCGCCAACGGGTCGAACGAGGTGTTGCAGACGATCCTGCTCGCGTATGCCGGCCCGGGTCGCACGGTCGCCACGTTCGAGCCGACGTATCAGATGCACGCGCAGATCGCTCGGGTCACCGGAGCGACGGTGGTCGAAGGAGAGCGGGCGGCCGACTTCTCGCTCGATCCCGACGAAGTCGACCGGATCATCGATGCGCACGACCCTCACGTCGTGTTCCTCACGTCGCCCAACAACCCGACCGGGCTGGTCGAACCGCCCGAGCGGGTGCAGCAGTTGCTCGATCGGGCCACCGGTCTCGTGGTGGTCGACGAGGCGTACGCGCAGTTCGCCGACTGGAGTGCGCTCGATCTTGTGTCGGAGGAGCGACCGCTCGTCGTGACCCGCACGTTCTCCAAGACGTGGTCGATGGCCGGAGCACGACTCGGCTACCTCATCGGCCCGACCTGGCTGGTGTCCGAGCTCGAGAAGGTCGTGCTGCCGTATCACCTCGACGCCGTCAAGCAGATCGCCGGCCGCCTCGCGCTGCGCTACATCGGCGACATGAACGAACGCGTGCAACAGCTCGTGGCCGAACGCTCACGCATCAGCGACGCGATGGGCGCAATGGCGATCGACGTGTTCCCGTCGGGCGCCAACTTCGTGCTGTTCCGTCCGCAGGCCGCCGACGGCAAGACGGTGTGGCAGGGGCTGGTCGATCGCAGCGTGCTGGTGCGCGACTGCTCGTCGTGGCCACGTCTGGCCAACTGTCTCCGCGTCACGGTCGGCACACCCGCCGAGAACGATGCGTTTCTCACCGCGTTGGACGCCACACTGTCGACGCTCACCGACTGA
- the hisB gene encoding imidazoleglycerol-phosphate dehydratase HisB encodes MSRTASRSRATKETSIEVSIDLDGSGVTDISTGIPFYDHMLDQLGRHGGFDLTVKAVGDIEIDTHHTVEDVAITVGEVFAEALGDKAGVRRFASGRYPLDEALIDIALDLSGRPHVEWHVEIPESLPLGTPAFDPQLAEHAVASFATSANITLHVEMVRGRNTHHIIEATFKGLARALRDAVRVEDGAGVPSTKGVL; translated from the coding sequence ATGTCTCGTACCGCCTCCCGCTCGCGTGCCACCAAAGAAACGTCGATCGAGGTGTCGATCGACCTCGACGGGTCGGGTGTCACCGACATCTCGACCGGCATCCCGTTCTACGACCACATGCTCGATCAACTCGGGCGGCACGGCGGTTTCGACCTCACGGTCAAGGCGGTCGGTGACATCGAGATCGACACCCACCACACCGTCGAAGACGTGGCGATCACGGTCGGTGAAGTGTTCGCCGAGGCGCTGGGCGACAAGGCCGGCGTGCGTCGCTTCGCCAGTGGGCGCTACCCGCTCGACGAAGCGCTGATCGACATCGCGCTCGACCTGTCGGGCCGCCCGCACGTCGAATGGCACGTCGAGATCCCCGAGTCGTTGCCGCTCGGAACGCCCGCGTTCGACCCGCAGCTCGCCGAGCACGCGGTCGCCTCGTTCGCCACGTCCGCCAACATCACGTTGCACGTCGAGATGGTTCGCGGCCGCAACACGCACCACATCATCGAGGCGACGTTCAAGGGACTGGCGCGAGCGCTGCGCGACGCCGTACGTGTCGAGGACGGCGCCGGCGTGCCGTCGACCAAGGGCGTGCTGTGA
- the hisH gene encoding imidazole glycerol phosphate synthase subunit HisH — translation MTRPVVAVIDYGIGNLHSAQKSLEVCGADARLTADPDLIASADGVVLPGVGAFGACMAALRSLDLETPTLDAVASGRPFLGICVGMQMLFTRSEENDEALGLDVIPGVVRWIPPAGVKIPQMQWNRLDITADDDPMLAGLGDDAWLYFVHSLHGVPDDADVVAATVEYGTTINAAFRRDNVFAAQFHPEKSSKPGLRLLTNFVEICREAS, via the coding sequence GTGACCCGACCGGTCGTCGCGGTCATCGACTACGGCATCGGCAACCTGCACTCCGCGCAGAAGTCGCTCGAGGTGTGCGGCGCCGATGCACGGCTCACCGCCGATCCCGACCTGATCGCATCGGCCGACGGCGTGGTGCTGCCCGGTGTCGGCGCGTTCGGCGCGTGCATGGCGGCGCTGCGGTCGCTCGACCTCGAAACACCGACGCTCGACGCGGTCGCGTCGGGCCGACCGTTTCTCGGGATCTGCGTCGGCATGCAGATGCTGTTCACCCGTTCGGAAGAAAACGACGAGGCGCTCGGTCTCGACGTGATTCCCGGCGTCGTTCGCTGGATTCCGCCTGCCGGGGTGAAGATCCCGCAGATGCAGTGGAACCGTCTCGACATCACCGCCGACGACGATCCGATGCTCGCTGGTCTGGGCGACGACGCCTGGCTGTACTTCGTGCACTCGTTGCACGGCGTGCCCGACGATGCCGACGTGGTGGCGGCCACCGTCGAGTACGGCACCACGATCAACGCGGCGTTCCGACGAGACAACGTCTTCGCCGCCCAGTTCCACCCCGAGAAGTCGAGCAAGCCCGGTCTCCGGTTGCTCACCAACTTCGTCGAGATCTGCCGAGAGGCCTCATGA
- a CDS encoding 1-(5-phosphoribosyl)-5-[(5-phosphoribosylamino)methylideneamino]imidazole-4-carboxamide isomerase yields the protein MTMSHTASFPELYPAIDLRGGQVVRLRQGDYADETVYGSDPAAVARGFADAGSPWIHVVDLDAAKSGDPVNRPVVAAIAAAVSGVAQVQTGGGVRSVDDAQQLADAGVARVVMGSAAVSDPSLVAAASEIVRVAVGLDHKNGEIAVHGWTEGSGLQLDDAYALFPTADVFVITDIGRDGMLEGPDVEGLARSAEVAGSPVIASGGVATLDDIETLARIPGLAGVITGKALYEGRFDVAEALAVLDRVRAGSNSDTGAPS from the coding sequence ATGACCATGTCGCACACCGCTTCGTTCCCCGAGCTGTACCCGGCCATCGACCTGCGCGGCGGGCAGGTCGTGCGCCTGCGCCAGGGTGATTACGCCGACGAGACCGTCTACGGCAGCGATCCGGCCGCCGTGGCCCGTGGGTTCGCCGACGCGGGTTCGCCGTGGATCCACGTGGTCGATCTCGATGCGGCGAAGTCGGGCGACCCGGTCAACCGGCCGGTCGTCGCGGCGATCGCTGCCGCGGTGTCGGGCGTGGCGCAGGTGCAGACCGGTGGCGGCGTCCGTTCGGTCGACGACGCGCAGCAGTTGGCCGACGCAGGCGTCGCCCGCGTGGTGATGGGGTCGGCGGCGGTGAGCGACCCGTCGTTGGTCGCGGCCGCGTCGGAGATCGTTCGCGTCGCTGTCGGCCTCGACCACAAGAACGGCGAGATCGCCGTGCACGGCTGGACCGAGGGCAGCGGGCTGCAGCTCGACGACGCGTATGCGTTGTTCCCGACGGCCGACGTGTTCGTCATCACCGACATCGGTCGTGACGGCATGCTCGAAGGCCCCGATGTGGAGGGGCTCGCTCGCTCCGCCGAGGTGGCCGGCTCGCCGGTGATCGCCAGCGGAGGAGTGGCCACGCTCGACGACATCGAGACGCTGGCACGGATCCCCGGCTTGGCGGGTGTGATCACGGGCAAGGCGCTCTACGAGGGTCGCTTCGACGTTGCCGAAGCATTGGCGGTGCTCGACCGGGTGCGCGCCGGATCGAACTCCGACACCGGAGCGCCGTCGTGA
- the hisF gene encoding imidazole glycerol phosphate synthase subunit HisF has product MKVARVIPCLDVTEGRVVKGTNFVDLRDAGDPVELAGRYDLEGADELVFLDITASSDNRETTVDMVRRVAEQVYIPFTVGGGIRTLEDARRMLRAGADKVSVNTAAVERPELISEIAAEFGSQCVVCAIDARRRRPDGSSASDGSPEPDDPELGWEIYLHGGRTPTGIDAIEWAQRAVELGAGELLVTSMDRDGSRKGFDHELTQALAEVVSVPIIASGGVGTLDHLVDGVVEGGADAVLAASIFHFREHSVAEAKAAMADSGITVRPA; this is encoded by the coding sequence GTGAAGGTGGCTCGCGTCATCCCGTGTCTCGACGTGACCGAGGGTCGAGTCGTGAAGGGCACCAACTTCGTCGACCTGCGCGACGCCGGTGACCCGGTCGAACTCGCCGGCCGCTACGACCTCGAAGGTGCCGACGAGCTGGTGTTTCTCGACATCACCGCGTCGAGCGACAATCGGGAGACCACGGTCGACATGGTGCGGCGGGTGGCCGAGCAGGTCTACATCCCGTTCACGGTCGGGGGAGGAATCCGGACGCTGGAAGACGCTCGTCGGATGTTGCGTGCCGGTGCCGACAAGGTGAGCGTCAACACGGCGGCGGTCGAACGCCCCGAGTTGATCTCCGAGATCGCTGCCGAGTTCGGCTCGCAGTGCGTGGTGTGTGCGATCGACGCCCGCCGGCGCCGCCCCGACGGTTCGTCGGCGAGCGACGGATCGCCCGAGCCCGACGATCCCGAGCTCGGCTGGGAGATCTACCTGCACGGTGGGCGCACGCCGACCGGTATCGATGCGATCGAGTGGGCGCAGCGCGCCGTCGAGCTCGGAGCGGGTGAACTGCTCGTCACGTCGATGGACCGTGACGGAAGCCGCAAGGGATTCGACCACGAACTCACGCAGGCGCTCGCCGAGGTGGTGTCGGTGCCGATCATCGCCAGCGGTGGTGTGGGCACGCTCGACCATCTGGTCGACGGCGTGGTCGAAGGTGGCGCCGACGCGGTGCTCGCCGCGTCGATCTTCCACTTCCGTGAGCACTCGGTGGCCGAGGCCAAGGCGGCGATGGCCGACTCCGGCATCACCGTCCGCCCCGCCTGA
- a CDS encoding crotonase/enoyl-CoA hydratase family protein has translation MATVTTERIDNVLVVHLDDGKANALSKGMIGDIVAAVEVAEADEAISAVVLHGREGKFSAGFDLSVMRGGDMSAMIDLVADGGDLVRRLYGATVPIVAACTGHALAAGALTLLGCDVRIGADVDCKIGLNEVAIGMVLPDWAFTIAVERLSKRHLQQAVATARITGASGAADAGYLDEVVAADEVLPTAIERARSMAALDARAYAGTVRKLRGDVLDTMSRQIAADRASIA, from the coding sequence ATGGCAACCGTGACCACCGAACGCATCGACAACGTCCTCGTCGTCCACCTCGACGACGGCAAGGCGAACGCGCTCTCCAAGGGGATGATCGGTGACATCGTCGCCGCCGTGGAGGTCGCCGAAGCCGACGAGGCGATCTCGGCGGTCGTGCTCCACGGACGCGAGGGCAAGTTCTCGGCGGGCTTCGACCTGAGCGTCATGCGCGGCGGTGACATGTCGGCGATGATCGATCTCGTCGCCGACGGCGGTGACCTGGTTCGCCGCCTGTACGGAGCGACGGTGCCGATCGTCGCCGCGTGCACCGGGCACGCCCTCGCCGCCGGCGCTCTCACGCTCCTCGGATGCGACGTGCGCATCGGCGCCGACGTCGACTGCAAGATCGGACTGAACGAGGTCGCCATCGGGATGGTGCTGCCCGACTGGGCCTTCACGATCGCCGTCGAACGACTGAGCAAGCGGCACCTCCAGCAGGCCGTGGCAACGGCTCGGATCACCGGCGCTTCCGGGGCGGCCGACGCCGGCTATCTCGACGAGGTCGTCGCCGCCGACGAGGTGTTGCCGACCGCGATCGAGCGAGCGCGTTCGATGGCCGCTCTCGATGCTCGGGCGTACGCCGGGACCGTGCGCAAGTTGCGTGGCGACGTGCTCGACACGATGAGCCGACAGATCGCAGCCGACCGCGCCT